GCGTTGCTGCGCCACGTGCGCTGGGTGCCTGAATATCAATATCTTTAACAATCAGCAGCTTGCCGTTGTAATTCAGTACCATACCTTTTTTGACTTCGTTAGCTCTTGCCATCGATGTTTCCTGTAAAAAATTGAGGAGCGAAAATATTGCGTCAAATTACTCGCGGGGCGCAGTTCAGGCAAGCAGATTTCGCTACCCTTCATACTTCAAGCTGCCTCTTTGTTGGCTGCGTTTACTCACCCGAATCACTTACTTTAGTAAGCTCATCGGGATGCGTTCACTTGCCGCCGCGATGCAACCTGAATTATTTTGGGCTGGAGTTATGTAGTTAACGTAGTAAAGCCGCGTTGCTACTGCTACAGTCCAGATCCTTGTCAGCCCACCGGAGCATTGCAGATGGACTGTCGTCCCGATTGCGGCGCATGTTGCACCGCGCCTTCCGTATCCAGCCCAATCCCCGGCATGCCCAATGGCAAGCCTAATAGTCAATTATACCAAGTATGAAAATTGTTGACCCTGATTGGCATGGTTACTTACTGCCTCGTGTGGAACGTATACCAAGTAATGCTTATTGTCGTCGCTATCGACCTGTAAGGCATTCTGTTAATGTCGTTTTCTAAGGCAGGAACAAGTGGGAGAGGTTTTTGATGGAATGCCGTACTGACTGCGGAGCTTGCTGTATTGCCCCTTCAATTTCAAGCCCGATCCCAGGGATGCCTTACGGAAAACCAGCTAATACGCGCTGTGTCCAACTTTCGGATAATTTCATGTGCAAGATCTTCACATCGCCATTGCGTCCCAAGGTTTGTGCAAACTTACAAGCCAGTCGTGAAATGTGTTTTACACATCGGGATGATGCAATGACTTACCTGATTAAACTGGAAGTTGATACCGCACCTCAGGGTAATGATAAGTTGTAAGGCGGGTTGAAATTAGAATAGGGTGTTACAGTATTGTTGTAGCGGTTAGGCGAAAAAATTCATAGCCTGTGTAGTCAATATTAATCATGAGCTGTATTTTTTTGTATTCGTGTGCAACTGTAGAGCGGATACCGTGGTAAGCTAAAACTAAATCACCACTACTAGCGGTGCCGATAAAATTTAGTTTCCACATCTTCTAAGATATCAATCTCGACGAAATCGATGGTGTTTCCGCTGGTATTGACCTATGTGTCACCCCCCATATAAAATATTAATCTTTAATTTCCACTAAATATACAACAATGTTAATTTAATAACATTAAAAATTCTGTATGGTGATGTAATGAACAATACAATTAATTACGATGATATTGATTATATTGCAAACATAGTCAATGGTACAAAAATGGATGGTTATTCTTGCTTTGAGCTAATCAAGAATTTTTCGAATAATTATCGATCTAGTTGTAAAGATGTTATTGATTTGTTGGTTAATATTGTTAATGCAAAAATAGACATTAAAAAACGAAACTCTCCTTACCGTGATTTAAGTACAAACAAAATTTTTTCAGATATTTTAAGTGATAAAGATCTCGAGGTAATTAAAGAACTTGCACCAAAAATTATTTACTCACCGCTTCGTGGGAGACTATATGATTTCCTATGGCTGTATAAAAAGGGGAGAGATAGGAATTATGCTTTAGAAGCAATAAAATCGTATTCCTCTTTAACTATAGAGGATAATAATTGGCATACATGCGTAAGTAACTGTTTTCAACGAGCACTTCAACTATCTTTCATTCATCCTGAAAATGAATTCTGCAAAGAAGTCGAAGATAAAATAATGAGTTGTTTCATGAGTACAGCAAACTCATTTCTATTTGTTGAAATGGCTTCGTTGATCACTTCCACTGGATTAAAAAAAGACATTTATGAATTAATAAATAAGAGGATGAGAAAGGGAATTTATTATTTTCTTAACAAGAATGATTACACAAGTGCTAACAGATGTTTGATCATTTTGAATGAACGATATAAAACTGAAATTAATGCAGGTAATGGTGATCACAAATGTCAGTTGGTCAATATTGCTCAGGCAAGAGCATTAACTGATGAGGGTAATCAGTATGATGGATTAATTGCAATTGGATGTTATCAAAATGCATTAAAACATTATAAACATTCGAAGCTGTATATTCGTGCTATGTTTAGAGTAGATGAAGAGATAATCGGGTTAAAAAGAAAAATCCGAACTCAAGGAAAACATGCCTCTGAATCAATGGTGATTATTAAAACAGAACCAGTGAATATTTCAGAAGAAGTAAAGAAAGCCATTGAACATGTTTCAGATAAACCTGATGTAATGACCGCAATTGTGCATTTCTGCTTTTTAAAGCAGGGCTTTGATAAAAGTGTTATGATTCAAAATACATTAGATCTGATAAAGAACCACCCACTTCAAAACCTTTTCTCTCAGACTGTGATAGATTCAGACGGGAGAGTTGTAGGGGGATCAGATGGAATTGATGTTGGTAGTGCTGATGTAGCTGAAATTGAGAATATCATTGTTCCTTTATCTCAGGGATTTGCCCAAGAAGTCAGTTACAATGTAAGTGCATATATTTTACCTGCTTTATATAAATTGACCGACGATCATTATATTGATTATGGTATGGTAAAAGAAATTTGCGAAAAATGTGGATTTATCTCACCAAACAAAACTGAGCTTTTCTCACAAGCGCTACAATTTGGTTTTGAAGGTAATTATTCAGTATCTGTTCATCTTCTTGCGCCATTAGTAGAGGATACCATAAGAAAGATACTTTATGATCAAGGCGACTATACGGCAATTATTGATAATAATTCGAAAAGTACAGAAGTATCGATTAATACATTATTAAGTAAAAATACAGCTCAAGAAGTCTTTGACTGTAATTTCTTATTTGAATTAAAAATGCTTTTGACTAACCATGTTGGCTCAAACATAAGAAATTCAGTAGCACATGGACTTCTAGATGATAATACTTCTCAAGGATATGATGTAGTGTATCTTTGGTGGAGAATATTGAGATGGATTGTATTATCTGTTGTTCTTTTTAAAAACGAATATAAAGATCTAACAGTGGAAGTTTCTGGTTGACTCTTCTATAAATGTTACATTCATACAATGGTAGTTATACGTAAAAATAAAATTCCGTATGGTTTTTAATTCTAACTGGATGCACGCAAAAATGGCGTGAATTCAGTTAGAATTGTATTTTAAAATTAATCAATTGGGACGGCGTGAAGTTCAAAACCCCCTGGGTTCAATACTTCCATTTTGAAAAATTTCACCTCTGAAAGTCGTTTATTATCTGAATGCTTGATAGCGTTGATGATTGCATCACGTACAGATTTTTTCATTCTGAGTCCGAAGATGATTTCTTTTAAATCAAGGCCGATATCAGTTACACCTGGTTTTACTTCGAAAAGCCGGTATTCTTCTTCATAAGCCCAACACTCAGATTTTGTAACCAAAGATGAATTTATTATTCTCTGCCGGGCTGCGGTGTTACTGCCAAGCATAATCATGATATCTTTTGATTGAACGAATCTACTCCCATCATAATTAACTTTATATATCTTGTCAGTCATAACTTCTGGAATGGTATATCCCAAGCACAACCCAAAATGGTTATCAGCATAGTGTGACCACATAAGTGTTGATTCTTTACTGCCTGAAAGTGAAAGAACTCCACGAGATAAATATTCTTTAAGTTGAATTACCGTTTTTTCTTGGACCGTTTCGATTGAATATTCTTTCTCGAAAATCTGTTGACTTTTTAGGTCAGTTAGGAAAGCATCATATTCACTATCAATGTTGGCAGACTCAGGGTAATTTTCTGACTGATGAGTCATGTTCCTATTATGTTGATTCTGATTTATTAAGGAATGTAATACGCACATATTTAAAAAAGGGTCATCACTTAAAACCAACTCGGGTTGAAATTCATGAGGATCATTAAAATTATTTGGATCAGCGAAATAGACCTTGTTCTCAAGGATTAATTCTAACGTTCGTGTATCAAAGGCTCTATATTTGTATAAATGGTCGGGGCAAGTCATGCTATTTTCCTTGAAAAGTGCCTCTCTTACGCACATCTTTTGATCATATCATTTATGGTTTCTCTTTCAATGATTGAGACTCCTTCTAATTCATTGATTTTTTTGAAATGTTAGAAAGCGCGGTCATTGCGTAATTTATGAGTTTTTAAAGCTGGCTCAGTTCAAAAGCCAGCGCCTATGAATATTGCAAAACTCAACCAGATTTTTTAAATTTCGTTGTGCTCATACCGCTCGTTTGTTTGCATGTGATCGTAAATTCATCAGGTGTTTACCTCACCGTCAATACATAAAAAGATGCAATCTTATAACCAAAGAGAATATTACGTATGAAGCCAGAAAATTTTATCACTGTATTGGATTTTGTTTGACGATATGACTGCACCCTGGAAGCCGTTTAGAATTGATCTCATCGCGGTTTATCGTTCAATATCGAGATGATGTATGCTAATAGTTAGCCAACTATAGCCGTGAGACTGCTTTAAAATTACTTATAGAAATGGACTAATCGATACAGATTGCTGGCGCTGAAAAGAGTATTGCCCCTCCCTCATGAAGAGGGAGGTTGGGAGCTACTTATATTAAATTGATCTTATGCTGCATATGTCTGGAATATTTCTTCATGATTGACAGGTTCGAAAGTACCAATATCATCTCGACTCAAATCGAGTGTGAGCTTTTCAATGTCGAACTGGACTCGATAGCCTGTCATTTTAGCTATATGCTCAGAAAGCGCGTCAGTATCTACAGGTTCTTTGCATGTCACCCCATCATGCTGAAGTAGCACAATATTCTCCCCCAGATAGCGAATCATATGTTGAAGAATTAACGACTCAGCACCGTGCAAAATATGTGCTAACAGTTTGGATTTTCTAACACATTTTTGGTTTTCGCATTTTGTTGCTTTCGTCATGCCTGCGTCATTTCTTATCTTGAAATGCCCTGGGGTTTTTTCCGTGTAATCAGCAACTACATTGTTAGTAACCCTTGTTATTTCTTTATACAGCTTGTCTATCCAACTACCCTTGATATCAATTTCGTCACGTTTCAGATTGAGTTTACTCAGTACTCCATAACTGGTCAGGTTTGAGCCATAAATTAACGCTATCAGGATTTCCTTCGCCATATCTTCAGAGCATTTAAAAAGCGTAGCTATCTCGGTTCGCACTGCTTTTTTGTTTCGGATGTAATGGTCGATATGAGGTGTGGGGACATTGATCCGACCGCACATTTGCGCCAACAAGGTGTAATGGCAATTCTCTATATCGATATCATAATGATCAACCAACCCGGCTTTTCGTATGATACGGCTGCAATTCTGTAGATTTAATGCACCTTCAGCATACAATCGTCCCCCATTACTCTGGACATAGGTGGTCGGTAAGCAACCTGACTTACTGGCTTTTGTGATCGAGAGAAGAGCTTCAATCTGGTTTACCTGGCGTTCGTTACTATTATTTTTTTCAGCTCATCCCTTAGCCGTTTAAGCGAAAAATCATTGAGCGTAATCTCATTTGGCACCACATCTTTAATCTTGCATTTTCTGCCATCTTTTAGAATGGAACGGATTCCGTTTGCTGGCGGGTTGTAGGGTTTATTATTCTCGTCTACGAGGCCGCAACCTTTAATGACCGCATTACAACATTCGGAAAATACATGTCTATGTTTACTTGTGACAATATAACCATTAGCCCATTTACCTGCTAAGTAATTACAGGTCTGCTGTATTAATGGGATGTCTCTTTTTATCTCCTCAAATCTTGATGCTTTTGGGATATGTAGCCGTCTTTCGCTAGCATATAGCGAAAAAGAGTATTCATCATTAGGATGCTTTCGTCTGCTAACTGAACCAATGTAAAATTGGTTAAAATAATACTTTTTCTCTTTATCTGTATATACCTGTGATCATTGAAGATGCTTGATTTTGGCTTTCATGAGGATCATGCTTTCACACCATGAAAATATTTATCACTTCCGAACAAAAAATCGAGCTCGAAAAACTTCATGACTCCAGTCGTGATAAGCGCGTTTGTGATCGCATTAAAGCCATCCTTCTGGCCTCTGAAGGTTGGAGTTCTGCCATGATCGCTCAGGCTTTGCGCCTGCATCAGACAACCGTTGACCACCATATCAGCGAGTTTCTGAATAACGGTAAGTTAAAACCAGAGAATGGTGGTTCAGTCAGTAAGCTAAGCGCTAAACAAACTTCTCTTTTAATCAGTCAGTTATCCGATAATTTGTTTCACCATACCCATGAAATTATCGCGTTTATCGCCCGTACATGGGACGTTGCTTTCAGTGTTCCGGGCATGAACAAGTGGCTGCATCGTCATGGCTTCTCTTACAAAAAACCGTCCGGTATCCCCCATAAATTCAGTGAAGAGAAACAGACGCAATTCATTGAATATTATGAACAACTAAAAGCAGCCGTAGGCGATGAACCTGTTCTCTTTATTGATGCAGTTCACCCAACTCAGGCCACCAAAATCAGCTATGGCTGGATACGCAAAGGCCACAGAAAAGCGGTAGAAACCACGGGCAGCCGTACCCGTCTGAATATCATGGAAGCCCTGAATCTGAAGGCTCCGGCGCAGCCATTAATTTGCGAATATAAGACAATCAATGAATATAACGTATCGCGTTTTTTCAATGAGATACGAAAAGAATACCCGGACTACAATAAGACAGTTCATGTCATTCTGGATGGGGCCGGCTACCACCGTTCACAGCTGGTGAAAGACTGGGCAGAGGTGGTCAATATCAGGCTTCATTATCTCCCGCCTTACAGCCCGAACCTGAACCCGATAGAACGAATGTGGAAGGTCATGAACGAACATGCCCGAAATAATCGCTACTTCAGTTGCACGCGGGAGTTCAGGGACGCGATATCTGAATTTTTTAGTCAGACGCTGCCGGATATAGCGGAGTCTCTGGCATCCCGAATTAACGATCACTTTCAGGTGCTGAAACCTGCATCTTGAGGTTTATTGGGTATATACTGGGTAATAAAATTTCAATTTCATAGTAACTGGGTGGTTTTATGTTTGATAATTTTAGTGAGAGTTTGTTTGATGATCGTAATTTTAAGGAAGATTCAGTCCGCGAGGTCATAATTGTACCGATCCTTCGTCGTTTGGGATATTTTCCCACAGGAGATCAAAATATTACTAGAAGTAAACATCTGAAACATCCTTTTATATTTGCAGGGACTAGGAAATGCTCTGTTTCTATAATTCCTGACTACACACTGAATTTCCGAAACAACCCTGTTCTGGTTTTAGATGCAAAAAATCCGCTTGAGGATTTAGATTCGAAGGAACACATTCAGCAGGCATACAGTTACGCAATCCATCCTGAAATAAAAACTAAGCACTTTGCTCTTTGCAATGGGCGTAGGTTGGTCGTCTTTAGCATTGATTCAGCACTTCCATTATTGGATATACCTTTTTCCGAATTTGAAAGTCGTTGGGATGAAATTGAAAAATTTCTACTTCCTAAATATTTGTTGGAACCCGGACTCAGAAATTTTACGCCTGATTTTGGAACTAAGATCTCACGTATGGGGCTTGAACCAGGCTGTGAAATAACCATGTTAAGTGTAAGGTTAGGTTTGTTTGCAATGGTTGAGCAAAATTTATATACAGCCACTGTAAATACTGATTTTGCAGGTGCAGATCATTGCGTTAGTTTTGATTTTAATAAAGAGAATCTTTTTAGCTTAGTTGCTGGTTTTCCCTCGGAACTTAAAGATCAGTTTTTGGATGCGCTACTTAGAGCTCCATTTAAAGCGGGGGCTGATTTAGAACTAGAAGTTGATTTAAATTGCCAGTTAGGACACCCGATTCAAGTTGAACATGAAAGTTTCGTTCCGCTAGTTATAAAGCAAGTGTACGGCTCTCGTTTTTTACCTGGTTCGGCACTACTTGTTGGTGAGGATATACCTTCCAACATATTCCGAATAAGCAAGACGTACAAAATAAATAACCCTGAACAATGTAAGTAATGTAACTTAAGTGGAATTACATCGTAATAAAATATCATTATGATGTAATCCATTGCTCTTTTTAATGATTTTTCAACACCAACTTTGTTTGACGAGATGTTCTTTTATTTATTGCCTTACGGCATCAATATTATTTACTGACATCCAAATGATAATATCGGTTTAAGCTGATTAAGTATGGTGATTATATTAATATTTTTCTATCTCATAACGAATGGCATTTTTTCGTAGTATCCATTTTCCGTTCTAATGAATTCCCCTCGCGCTGTTTCGCAGATGAAAAACGTACATACGAATACAGTTTAGGTTTCATCGTCATTGCATACCTTTGGATTGTGCTGGATAAAAAAGCTAGAGCCTGATGTTATCAGCTCTAGTGAGGTTTAGTGTATTTTTATACTTTGAATAATTGTACATTCGGCAAACCGGCCAATACATCATGCGTTCAGCTTGGTGCCGACATGCGTTGTAAAATCTTCCTTTCACCGCTAAGACCCAAGGTCTGTGCAAGCCTG
The nucleotide sequence above comes from Buttiauxella selenatireducens. Encoded proteins:
- a CDS encoding YkgJ family cysteine cluster protein; this encodes MECRTDCGACCIAPSISSPIPGMPYGKPANTRCVQLSDNFMCKIFTSPLRPKVCANLQASREMCFTHRDDAMTYLIKLEVDTAPQGNDKL
- a CDS encoding DUF4209 domain-containing protein, whose translation is MNNTINYDDIDYIANIVNGTKMDGYSCFELIKNFSNNYRSSCKDVIDLLVNIVNAKIDIKKRNSPYRDLSTNKIFSDILSDKDLEVIKELAPKIIYSPLRGRLYDFLWLYKKGRDRNYALEAIKSYSSLTIEDNNWHTCVSNCFQRALQLSFIHPENEFCKEVEDKIMSCFMSTANSFLFVEMASLITSTGLKKDIYELINKRMRKGIYYFLNKNDYTSANRCLIILNERYKTEINAGNGDHKCQLVNIAQARALTDEGNQYDGLIAIGCYQNALKHYKHSKLYIRAMFRVDEEIIGLKRKIRTQGKHASESMVIIKTEPVNISEEVKKAIEHVSDKPDVMTAIVHFCFLKQGFDKSVMIQNTLDLIKNHPLQNLFSQTVIDSDGRVVGGSDGIDVGSADVAEIENIIVPLSQGFAQEVSYNVSAYILPALYKLTDDHYIDYGMVKEICEKCGFISPNKTELFSQALQFGFEGNYSVSVHLLAPLVEDTIRKILYDQGDYTAIIDNNSKSTEVSINTLLSKNTAQEVFDCNFLFELKMLLTNHVGSNIRNSVAHGLLDDNTSQGYDVVYLWWRILRWIVLSVVLFKNEYKDLTVEVSG
- a CDS encoding DUF2971 domain-containing protein — its product is MTCPDHLYKYRAFDTRTLELILENKVYFADPNNFNDPHEFQPELVLSDDPFLNMCVLHSLINQNQHNRNMTHQSENYPESANIDSEYDAFLTDLKSQQIFEKEYSIETVQEKTVIQLKEYLSRGVLSLSGSKESTLMWSHYADNHFGLCLGYTIPEVMTDKIYKVNYDGSRFVQSKDIMIMLGSNTAARQRIINSSLVTKSECWAYEEEYRLFEVKPGVTDIGLDLKEIIFGLRMKKSVRDAIINAIKHSDNKRLSEVKFFKMEVLNPGGFELHAVPID
- a CDS encoding IS630 family transposase gives rise to the protein MKIFITSEQKIELEKLHDSSRDKRVCDRIKAILLASEGWSSAMIAQALRLHQTTVDHHISEFLNNGKLKPENGGSVSKLSAKQTSLLISQLSDNLFHHTHEIIAFIARTWDVAFSVPGMNKWLHRHGFSYKKPSGIPHKFSEEKQTQFIEYYEQLKAAVGDEPVLFIDAVHPTQATKISYGWIRKGHRKAVETTGSRTRLNIMEALNLKAPAQPLICEYKTINEYNVSRFFNEIRKEYPDYNKTVHVILDGAGYHRSQLVKDWAEVVNIRLHYLPPYSPNLNPIERMWKVMNEHARNNRYFSCTREFRDAISEFFSQTLPDIAESLASRINDHFQVLKPAS
- a CDS encoding type I restriction enzyme HsdR N-terminal domain-containing protein codes for the protein MFDNFSESLFDDRNFKEDSVREVIIVPILRRLGYFPTGDQNITRSKHLKHPFIFAGTRKCSVSIIPDYTLNFRNNPVLVLDAKNPLEDLDSKEHIQQAYSYAIHPEIKTKHFALCNGRRLVVFSIDSALPLLDIPFSEFESRWDEIEKFLLPKYLLEPGLRNFTPDFGTKISRMGLEPGCEITMLSVRLGLFAMVEQNLYTATVNTDFAGADHCVSFDFNKENLFSLVAGFPSELKDQFLDALLRAPFKAGADLELEVDLNCQLGHPIQVEHESFVPLVIKQVYGSRFLPGSALLVGEDIPSNIFRISKTYKINNPEQCK